The following proteins are co-located in the Heteronotia binoei isolate CCM8104 ecotype False Entrance Well chromosome 8, APGP_CSIRO_Hbin_v1, whole genome shotgun sequence genome:
- the CDC42EP1 gene encoding cdc42 effector protein 1 produces the protein MSLGKLPVISWVSGSHNKRRLKGDLTPDMISPPLGDFRHTMHVGRGGDAFGDTSFLRNHGGEAAKPNNFFARTLRHVRRSPLRNRESRSNDEASPTPPAISPIIKNAISLPQLNEGNYENDGCGVNFAFKSTPNSFSDYGLDSGFCTIPRVPRSEKTQGSSCTNELARSDSLLSFRLDLGPSLMSELLHVFSFPGDLSSKDGGEEGNEEIKTPSSSDASSPLQLKKSTWAEVSLPWRSKSLHNNCEESKVSSGFWSHSEASLPLGHSVCTNGDSHSIELSQEGSPCSRGKSSDSEAVAAEQKESHWQGHQNDCSVEARRFDHATQILACRYGPGNTYHSLKDQEESGSQASWESSDANTWSWKAGMAVQQAHRAGWHQKAEEEEEEEDDFSGDCATIAREGHSDSFNYVDEDEEDEVKV, from the exons ATGAGCCTTGGGAAGCTGCCAGTAATCAGTTGGGTGTCTGGCTCCCACAACAAGCGGCGCCTGAAAGGAGATCTGACACCAGACATGATCAGTCCACCACTGGGGGACTTCCGCCATACCATGCACGTGGGGCGTGGTGGAGATGCCTTTGGAGACACTTCCTTCCTCAGAAACCATGGTGGTGAGGCAGCCAAACCCAATAACTTTTTTGCTCGGACACTGAGGCATGTGAGGAGAAGTCCACTAAGGAACCGGGAAAGCAGAAGCAATGATGAGGCCTCGCCGACACCTCCTGCCATCTCACCTATCATCAAGAATGCTATATCACTTCCACAGCTCAATGAGGGTAACTACGAGAATGATGGCTGTGGTGTCAACTTTGCCTTCAAGAGCACACCTAACAGCTTCTCTGACTATG GACTGGATTCTGGATTCTGCACCATCCCCCGTGTTCCTCGCTCAGAGAAGACCCAGGGCAGCTCCTGCACTAATGAACTGGCTCGTTCAGACTCCTTGCTGTCTTTCCGCCTTGATCTTGGTCCTTCACTCATGAGTGAGCTCCTCCATGTATTCAGCTTCCCTGGAGACCTCAGCAGCAAAgacgggggagaggaaggaaatgagGAAATCAAAACTCCAAGCAGCAGTGATGCCAGCTCTCCACTTCAGCTGAAGAAGAGCACCTGGGCAGAGGTCTCTTTGCCCTGGAGATCCAAGTCACTACACAATAATTGTGAAGAAAGCAAAGTCTCATCTGGCTTTTGGAGTCACTCAGAAGCTAGCTTGCCTCTAGGACACTCAGTATGTACCAATGGAGATTCTCATTCCATAGAGTTGTCCCAGGAAGGGTCACCCTGTTCTAGGGGAAAAAGTTCTGACTCCGAAGCAGTAGCTGCTGAGCAAAAAGAGAGCCACTGGCAAGGGCACCAGAATGACTGCAGTGTGGAAGCAAGAAGATTTGACCATGCCACCCAGATTCTAGCTTGCCGTTATGGCCCAGGAAACACATACCACAGCCTGAAAGATCAGGAAGAATCAGGAAGCCAAGCGTCATGGGAAAGCTCAGATGCCAACACATGGAGCTGGAAGGCAGGCATGGCAGTACAACAGGCACACAGAGCTGGATGGCACCaaaaagcagaggaagaagaggaggaggaagatgatttTTCAGGAGACTGTGCAACCATTGCCAGAgagggacacagtgattcctttAATTATGTCGATGAGGATGAGGAAGATGAAGTTAAGGTCTGA